In the genome of Girardinichthys multiradiatus isolate DD_20200921_A chromosome 7, DD_fGirMul_XY1, whole genome shotgun sequence, one region contains:
- the hnrnpa3 gene encoding heterogeneous nuclear ribonucleoprotein A3 isoform X1, with translation MEDREAKEPEQLRKLFIGGLSFETTEESLRAHFEQWGSLTDCVVMRDPNSKRSRGFGFVTYSCVTEVDEAMKARPHKVDGRVVEPKRAVSREDSNKPGAHLTVKKIFVGGIKEDTEEHHIREYFEKYGKIDCIDIMEERSTGKKRGFCFVSFDDHDTVDKIVAQKFHTINSHNCEVRKALSKQEMNAMSSNRGRSSGSGNFMSRGGNFGGGGNFGRGGYGGRGGYNDDFDNDQGGNYGGGPGYGSGRGGYGSGGPGYGNQGGGFGSSGDGGYGGNRGGYGGGGNYNDFGNYGGQQSNYGPIKGNNFGGRNSSGPYGGGYSSGGSGGGYGSRRY, from the exons ATGGAG GACCGTGAAGCTAAAGAACCCGAACAGCTCCGAAAGCTGTTTATCGGAGGTCTGAGCTTTGAAACCACAGAGGAGAGTTTACGGGCCCATTTTGAGCAATGGGGATCTCTCACAGACTGTGTG GTGATGAGGGATCCTAACAGTAAACGATCCAGAGGTTTCGGTTTTGTAACTTACTCCTGTGTAACTGAAGTTGACGAGGCCATGAAAGCAAGGCCTCATAAAGTCGACGGGCGAGTTGTTGAACCAAAGAGGGCTGTGTCCAGAGAG GACTCCAACAAACCAGGAGCACATCTGACAGTGAAGAAGATCTTTGTTGGTGGTATCAAAGAGGACACGGAGGAGCACCACATTCgggaatattttgaaaaatacgGAAAGATTGACTGCATCGACATCATGGAAGAGCGCTCCACTGGGAAGAAAAGAGGATTCTGCTTTGTGTCCTTTGACGACCATGACACTGTGGACAAAATTGTCG CCCAGAAATTCCACACAATAAACTCCCACAACTGTGAAGTCAGGAAAGCTCTATCAAAGCAGGAAATGAATGCTATGTCCAGTAACCGAG GACGGAGCAGCGGGTCAGGAAATTTCATGAGCAGAGGTGGAAATTTTGGAGGTGGTGGCAACTTTGGTCGAG GTGGCTATGGAGGACGGGGTGGTTATAATGATGATTTTGACAATG ATCAAGGAGGAAATTATGGTGGTGGACCTGGCTATGGAAGTGGCCGAGGGGGTTATGGAAGTGGCGGTCCGGGCTACGGAAACCAGGGCGGAGGATTTGGTAGCAGTGGTGATGGAGGATATGGAGGTAATCGAGGAG GATATGGAGGGGGTGGAAATTACAACGACTTTGGGAATTATGGTGGGCAGCAGTCAAACTATGGGCCAATAAAGGGAAACAACTTCGGTGGTAGAAACTCTAGCGGACCCTATG
- the hnrnpa3 gene encoding heterogeneous nuclear ribonucleoprotein A3 isoform X2, translating into MEDREAKEPEQLRKLFIGGLSFETTEESLRAHFEQWGSLTDCVVMRDPNSKRSRGFGFVTYSCVTEVDEAMKARPHKVDGRVVEPKRAVSREDSNKPGAHLTVKKIFVGGIKEDTEEHHIREYFEKYGKIDCIDIMEERSTGKKRGFCFVSFDDHDTVDKIVAQKFHTINSHNCEVRKALSKQEMNAMSSNRGRSSGSGNFMSRGGNFGGGGNFGRGGYGGRGGYNDDFDNDQGGNYGGGPGYGSGRGGYGSGGPGYGNQGGGFGSSGDGGYGGYGGGGNYNDFGNYGGQQSNYGPIKGNNFGGRNSSGPYGGGYSSGGSGGGYGSRRY; encoded by the exons ATGGAG GACCGTGAAGCTAAAGAACCCGAACAGCTCCGAAAGCTGTTTATCGGAGGTCTGAGCTTTGAAACCACAGAGGAGAGTTTACGGGCCCATTTTGAGCAATGGGGATCTCTCACAGACTGTGTG GTGATGAGGGATCCTAACAGTAAACGATCCAGAGGTTTCGGTTTTGTAACTTACTCCTGTGTAACTGAAGTTGACGAGGCCATGAAAGCAAGGCCTCATAAAGTCGACGGGCGAGTTGTTGAACCAAAGAGGGCTGTGTCCAGAGAG GACTCCAACAAACCAGGAGCACATCTGACAGTGAAGAAGATCTTTGTTGGTGGTATCAAAGAGGACACGGAGGAGCACCACATTCgggaatattttgaaaaatacgGAAAGATTGACTGCATCGACATCATGGAAGAGCGCTCCACTGGGAAGAAAAGAGGATTCTGCTTTGTGTCCTTTGACGACCATGACACTGTGGACAAAATTGTCG CCCAGAAATTCCACACAATAAACTCCCACAACTGTGAAGTCAGGAAAGCTCTATCAAAGCAGGAAATGAATGCTATGTCCAGTAACCGAG GACGGAGCAGCGGGTCAGGAAATTTCATGAGCAGAGGTGGAAATTTTGGAGGTGGTGGCAACTTTGGTCGAG GTGGCTATGGAGGACGGGGTGGTTATAATGATGATTTTGACAATG ATCAAGGAGGAAATTATGGTGGTGGACCTGGCTATGGAAGTGGCCGAGGGGGTTATGGAAGTGGCGGTCCGGGCTACGGAAACCAGGGCGGAGGATTTGGTAGCAGTGGTGATGGAGGATATGGAG GATATGGAGGGGGTGGAAATTACAACGACTTTGGGAATTATGGTGGGCAGCAGTCAAACTATGGGCCAATAAAGGGAAACAACTTCGGTGGTAGAAACTCTAGCGGACCCTATG